One stretch of Gouania willdenowi chromosome 16, fGouWil2.1, whole genome shotgun sequence DNA includes these proteins:
- the nt5c3a gene encoding cytosolic 5'-nucleotidase 3 isoform X2, which yields MPQFEKSTVHMRDPERVEQIICGLIKGGASKLQLITDFDMTLSKFAINGKRCPTCHNIIDNCNLVSEECRQKLLQLKNKYYPIEIDPHLTMEEKYPFMVEWYFKSHTLLVEQRLEKKKLPEVVRESDAALREGFEQFFDRLHQHNVPVFIFSAGLGDVLEEILHQAGVYHPNVKVVSNFMDFDDSGVLRGFKGELIHVYNKHDGALRNTEYFKQLKEYCNIILMGDSLGDLSMADGAPSVENILKIGFLNDKVEEQLDKYMDSYDIVLVKDETLEVPNAILQKVL from the exons ATGCCTCAGTTTGAGAAAAGCACGGTCCACATGAGGGACCCTGAGAGGGTGGAGCAAATCATCTGTGGGCTCATCAAAGGAGGAGCTTCAAAGCTTCAG ctCATCACTGACTTTGACATGACTTTAAGCAAATTTGCCATCAACGGAAAGCGTTGCCCTACATGTCACA ACATCATTGATAACTGCAATCTGGTATCAGAGGAGTGTAGACAGAAGCTGCTGCAGCTGAAGAACAAATACTACCCCATAGAGATCGACCCTCATCTCACCATGGAGGAGAAGTACCCGTTCATGGTGGAGTG GTACTTCAAGTCCCACACGCTGCTAGTGGAGCAGAGGCTGGAGAAAAAGAAGCTGCCAGAGGTGGTGAGGGAGTCTGATGCTGCTCTCAG AGAAGGCTTTGAGCAGTTTTTTGACCGCCTGCACCAGCACAATGTGCCCGTCTTCATCTTCTCTGCTGGTCTTGGGGACGTTCTGGAGGAGATCCTTCATCAGGCAGGCGTCTACCATCCTAATGTCAAGGTTGTCTCCAACTTCATGGACTTTGATGACAGC GGCGTCCTGCGAGGATTCAAAGGTGAGCTGATCCACGTCTACAACAAGCACGACGGAGCCCTCAGGAACACGGAGTACTTCAAACAGCTGAAGGAGTACTGCAACATCATCCTCATGGGAGACTCCCTGGGAGACCTCAGCATGGCTGACGGAGCACCCAGTGTGGAGAACATCCTGAAGATCGGATTTCTTAATGACAAG GTTGAAGAGCAGCTGGATAAATATATGGACTCTTATGACATCGTCCTAGTGAAGGACGAGACTTTGGAAGTGCCCAATGCCATCCTGCAGAAGGTTCTATAA